In Leptospira fletcheri, the genomic window GTGGGAATCCAACCACTCGGAAAAACTTCCGCTTTCTTTCTGAATGGAAAGAATGACATTCGCATTGTGTATTGCCGCTTCGATTTTCAATCTGTTTCTGATGATTCCGGCGTCGCTCAATAAGCGATCGATATCCTTCTGCTTGTATCCTGCGACTTTTCGAATCGAAAAACCGTGGTACGCTGTCCGAAAGTGCTCTTTCTTCTTGAGGATGGTAGTCCAAGAAAGTCCGGCCTGGTTGATCTCCAGGACCAACCGTTCGAATAGTTCGTCGTCCGTTCCGAGTGGAAAGCCGTATTCGGTATCGTGATAGATTCGGTGTTCCAACGCTTGGTCGTCTTTTAAGGTCCGTATGTATGCGCAGTAACTCATATGGAAGAAAATCCTTTTTACAATTTCGTTCCCAAAGACTTATTCCGCCTCGAAGCGACAATTCTTCAAGCTGATCTCTCTCCAGCTCCAAGCACCGGGGAATTCCGGAATTTCCTTTTCAAAAAGGTCGAACGTTTTGGCTTTCGGATCCATTCTCTCGAAGCTCCAAGAAAACGTTTCCACTTGCCAGCTTTTCGAACTTTGACATCTGGGAATTCCTTCGTAAGAAACGGCAGAGTATACTTTTCCGGTCTCATCTCGAAACGTCACGTTCTCCAAAATAGTACATGCAAAACTAGGATGATCGTATTTGAAAAAAATCCTAGTATTCGTTTTAGTAAGGCAAAGTCGGACTAAACGGAGGTCTCCTTGCGATCTGTCGTCCAACTCGCAGCAAGAAACTTTTTCCGTAGTTTTAGCGGATCGATTCCTTTCCGTTTTTTCCTTTTCCCGTTTCTGCGGAGCGTTGGGGATCAAGGCTAATGCGAAACCTACAGGAAGAAGGGATAAAGTTAGGACCAAGATAATTTTTTTACTCAGCATGTTTCGATTTAGCGGAGTATTTTTTAAAAAACAATTCTATTTTTATCGGGATGTTTTGAGAGCAAAAGTAGATGGATGGTGTTCGAAAATCGCTGATCGGGGTTCAGCCTTTCAACTTAAATCTTTTTCGAATCCAAAGCGCCAAATCCACGACCGCATTTTTGGCTTCCGGGACACTCGCCCCTAAGTTTAGAAATCCGTGAATCATTCCTTCCAGTACTTTCGCTTCCACGGAGATTTTAGCTTTTCTGAGCCTTTCCACATAAGCGAATCCTTCATCCTGAAGAGGATCGAATCCCGCAATCTGAATGTAGGTAGGCGGGGTTCCGGCTAGGGACGTGTGGTTTATCGGATTCGCT contains:
- a CDS encoding DNA-3-methyladenine glycosylase I, coding for MSYCAYIRTLKDDQALEHRIYHDTEYGFPLGTDDELFERLVLEINQAGLSWTTILKKKEHFRTAYHGFSIRKVAGYKQKDIDRLLSDAGIIRNRLKIEAAIHNANVILSIQKESGSFSEWLDSHHPKSRDEWTKLFKKTFRFTGGEIVNEFLLSTGYLPGAHDSNCPVHKKIARLKPRWMSSKRKQTKKGSE